TCTGGTGTTTCTATGCATGGGATTCGGAGATGCTGTAGGCCCGTTTGTCGGCCTGGCCAAAGAAACCTTTCAGCTTTCCAATACCATGGCCCAGTTGATTCCGTTTACGGGATTTTTAATGTTTGGATTGTTGTCCGTGCCCATGGGAGTGTTTCAGGACAAACACGGTAAAAAAAACGTGCTATTGACAGGGGTTTTGATTATGCTGATTGGATTGCTGATTCCGACTATTTTTGGATTCAGCTATTACGCCCTGTTTCTGGTTACCATTCTGCTTTTGGGTGCCGGTGCGACCATCCTTCAGGTGGCCGGCAACCCGATCATGCGCGACGTTTCAGCCGAAGGAAAATATTCGAGAAACCTGTCTCTGGCTCAGTTCGTCAAAGCCATTGGTTCGTTATCCGGTCCGCTGATTCCGGCGGGCGCCGCTTATTTTTACAGCCGGGACTGGCGAGTGATTTTCCCGGTTTACAGTATCGCGCTGATGTTGACTTTATTATTGATTGCGTTTATGCGGATTCACGAAAAAGAGGTCAAAGAAAAGACCGCCAGTTTCAAATCCTGCTTGTCTCTGCTGAAAGATAAATTTGTTCTGATGATGGTGCTCGGTATTTTTCTCTATGTCGGATCCGAGGTGAGCATGAGTTCAGGAGTTCCCATTTATCTCGAAAGCGAATTCGGTGTGGATATCAGCACTCTGGGTGTGCTGGGCGCCGGTTTGTTTTTTCTGACCCTGACCATCGGCCGTTTTGCCGGCGGTATCATTTTAAACTGGATGAAACCGGCTAATTTTCTCATGCTGACGGTGGTGTTGGCTGTGATTGGGATCATCGGCTTGTTTTTTGGCGTGCAGACGATTGCTATTATCAGCGTCATTTTAATCGGATTGAGTTTTGCCAATATTTTCCCGCTTATTTTTTCTATAACGGTAGACCGCATGCCGGAGCGCTCGAACGAACTCTCCGGGCTCATGGTGACAGCGATCGTCGGCGGCGCTGTGCTGCCTCTCTTGATGGGTGTTTTGGCGGATCTGACGAATTCACTGATCGGCTTTCTGGTGCCGTTGGCGGCCATGCTGTATATCACCACTATTGCATTGAGTGTAAAACGAACAAATAATACTTGAAAAGGACAGAGGTATGGATTACAGAACAGATGAACGCATTGTTCTC
The candidate division KSB1 bacterium DNA segment above includes these coding regions:
- a CDS encoding MFS transporter; protein product: MRMKTLPIFLVFLCMGFGDAVGPFVGLAKETFQLSNTMAQLIPFTGFLMFGLLSVPMGVFQDKHGKKNVLLTGVLIMLIGLLIPTIFGFSYYALFLVTILLLGAGATILQVAGNPIMRDVSAEGKYSRNLSLAQFVKAIGSLSGPLIPAGAAYFYSRDWRVIFPVYSIALMLTLLLIAFMRIHEKEVKEKTASFKSCLSLLKDKFVLMMVLGIFLYVGSEVSMSSGVPIYLESEFGVDISTLGVLGAGLFFLTLTIGRFAGGIILNWMKPANFLMLTVVLAVIGIIGLFFGVQTIAIISVILIGLSFANIFPLIFSITVDRMPERSNELSGLMVTAIVGGAVLPLLMGVLADLTNSLIGFLVPLAAMLYITTIALSVKRTNNT